One window of Microcoleus vaginatus PCC 9802 genomic DNA carries:
- a CDS encoding Uma2 family endonuclease, which yields MLTISTPAEQRVLLQNISWQLYEILLAELGNKRSTRIAYHQGQLEIMVPLPEHENRNRLIDRLIVTLIEELNLEYNPFGSMTIKKRKKAAGKEPDSCYYIQNEALVRGRTELDFAQDPPPDLALEIDITSSSLNQFDLYADLGVPEIWRYDGRSIKFYQLQNGEYAECNFSRAFPMLPTAKVDEFIDRCQTTGATAAVREFREWVKNQ from the coding sequence ATGCTAACAATATCAACGCCCGCCGAACAGCGAGTTTTACTGCAAAATATCAGTTGGCAGTTATATGAAATCCTGCTAGCGGAACTGGGCAACAAACGTTCCACCCGAATTGCTTATCATCAAGGTCAATTAGAAATTATGGTGCCGCTACCGGAACATGAAAATCGCAACAGGCTGATCGATCGGTTAATTGTAACTCTCATAGAAGAACTCAATCTTGAGTACAACCCCTTTGGGTCGATGACTATTAAAAAACGAAAAAAAGCAGCGGGTAAAGAACCAGATTCATGCTATTATATCCAAAATGAAGCACTGGTCAGAGGGAGAACAGAATTAGACTTTGCTCAAGATCCGCCGCCCGATTTAGCACTGGAAATTGATATTACCAGCAGTTCCTTAAATCAATTCGATTTATATGCAGATTTAGGGGTACCAGAAATTTGGCGGTACGACGGACGAAGCATCAAGTTTTATCAATTGCAAAATGGCGAATATGCGGAGTGCAATTTTTCCCGGGCTTTCCCGATGCTACCGACTGCAAAAGTTGACGAATTTATCGATCGCTGTCAAACTACAGGCGCAACCGCAGCAGTGCGAGAATTCCGGGAATGGGTAAAAAATCAGTAA
- a CDS encoding DUF1830 domain-containing protein gives MAQILDPVPSDADSKILCCYVNATSQIQIARIANIPNWYFERVVFPGQRLVFEAMPAAALEIHTGMMASAILSDKIPCDRLQINEGPYSNVNPSRSPEAVQGDRAVMVGRPKSREISEPLTVPALTAVD, from the coding sequence ATGGCTCAAATTCTTGACCCCGTACCCTCAGACGCCGACAGCAAAATTCTGTGCTGCTACGTCAACGCCACCAGTCAGATTCAGATTGCTCGCATCGCCAACATTCCTAACTGGTACTTTGAACGAGTGGTGTTTCCCGGACAGCGCTTAGTGTTTGAAGCGATGCCGGCGGCAGCATTGGAAATTCACACCGGGATGATGGCCAGTGCAATTTTGTCGGATAAAATTCCTTGCGATCGCTTGCAGATTAACGAAGGCCCCTATTCAAACGTCAATCCTAGCAGATCGCCAGAGGCAGTTCAGGGCGATCGAGCAGTAATGGTCGGCCGCCCCAAATCCCGAGAAATCTCAGAACCTTTGACTGTCCCGGCACTAACCGCCGTCGATTAA
- a CDS encoding amidophosphoribosyltransferase — protein MIPNHSFAADEHSNKPDKPEEACGVFGIYAPGEDVAKLTYFGLYALQHRGQESAGIATFEGEKVHLHKDMGLVSQVFNESSLGHLPGNLAVGHTRYSTTGSSRVVNAQPVVVETRLGSLALAHNGNLVNTKELREELLSRKCEFVSTTDSEAIAVAIGSEVDKGKDWLEAAISAFGMCQGAFSLTIATPKGVMGVRDPQGVRPLVIGILPTTPVRYVLASETCGLDIIGAEFLRDVEPGELVWITEEGMASFHWSQQQKRKLCIFEMIYFARPDSQMEGESLYSYRLRIGRLLAAESPADADIVIGVPDSGIPAAIGFSQASGIPYAEGLIKNRYVGRTFIQPTQTMRESGIRMKLNPLKDVLEGKRVIIIDDSIVRGTTSRKIVKALRDAGATAVHMRISSPPVTHPCFYGIDTDNQDQLIAATKSVAEIGAQIGVDSLAFLSWDGMLRATNEDPMSFCSACFTGDYPIDVPEVVKRSKLILEKAGT, from the coding sequence ATGATTCCCAACCATTCCTTCGCGGCTGACGAGCATTCTAACAAACCCGACAAGCCAGAGGAAGCTTGTGGCGTTTTCGGTATCTACGCACCGGGTGAAGATGTCGCCAAGTTGACCTACTTCGGTTTGTATGCTTTGCAGCACCGCGGTCAGGAATCAGCAGGAATTGCCACCTTTGAAGGTGAAAAAGTCCACCTTCACAAAGATATGGGACTGGTTTCCCAAGTCTTTAACGAATCGAGTTTAGGTCACTTGCCCGGTAACTTAGCCGTAGGCCACACTCGCTACTCTACTACCGGCTCGTCGCGGGTGGTCAACGCTCAACCTGTTGTCGTCGAAACCCGTTTGGGAAGTCTCGCATTAGCACATAACGGGAATCTTGTCAATACCAAAGAATTGCGGGAAGAATTGCTGTCTCGGAAGTGCGAATTTGTCAGCACGACGGATTCAGAGGCGATCGCAGTGGCGATCGGTTCCGAGGTAGACAAGGGCAAAGACTGGCTCGAAGCAGCGATCAGTGCCTTTGGTATGTGCCAAGGAGCCTTTAGTTTGACGATCGCCACCCCCAAAGGCGTGATGGGAGTTCGCGACCCCCAGGGCGTCCGCCCGCTGGTAATTGGCATCCTCCCCACAACTCCGGTACGATACGTTTTAGCATCGGAAACTTGTGGCTTGGATATTATCGGTGCTGAATTTTTGCGGGACGTAGAACCGGGGGAATTAGTTTGGATTACAGAGGAAGGTATGGCTTCCTTCCACTGGAGTCAGCAGCAGAAGCGCAAACTTTGTATCTTTGAAATGATCTATTTTGCTCGCCCGGACAGCCAGATGGAAGGTGAAAGTTTGTACAGCTACCGGCTGCGGATCGGGCGTTTGTTGGCAGCAGAATCTCCGGCTGATGCGGATATAGTCATCGGCGTTCCCGATTCTGGAATCCCGGCAGCTATCGGCTTTTCTCAAGCTTCCGGCATTCCTTACGCCGAAGGATTAATTAAAAACCGCTACGTCGGGCGCACTTTTATTCAACCGACTCAGACAATGCGGGAGTCAGGAATCCGCATGAAACTCAACCCTCTCAAAGATGTGTTGGAAGGGAAGCGAGTAATTATTATCGACGATTCGATCGTGCGCGGCACAACCAGCCGCAAAATAGTCAAAGCCTTGCGGGATGCGGGCGCAACGGCCGTTCACATGAGAATTTCTTCGCCACCGGTGACTCATCCTTGTTTCTACGGGATCGACACCGACAATCAAGATCAGTTGATTGCAGCTACTAAGTCAGTCGCAGAAATCGGCGCCCAAATAGGGGTTGATTCTTTGGCTTTCTTGAGTTGGGATGGAATGCTGAGGGCGACTAACGAAGACCCGATGAGTTTTTGTTCGGCCTGTTTCACTGGTGATTATCCGATCGACGTTCCAGAAGTGGTAAAACGGTCTAAGCTCATATTAGAAAAAGCTGGAACCTAG
- a CDS encoding serine/threonine protein kinase gives MVCCINPDCANPQNPDGQTYCISCGVKLVPILRNRYRMIGFLGKGGFGRTYLAEDIDKLNQRCVVKQLAPNFQGTWESSKAVELFQQEARQLQQLGQHPQIPSLDAYFEDNKYLYLVQQFVEGDNLLTLLQDGGIWQESQVKQLLLELLPVLKFIHEQKIIHRDIKPENIMRRRSDGVLMLIDFGVSKQLSGTVMSRLGTQIGTPGYSPFEQMKGGEAYPASDLFSLGATAFHLMTGVHPSDLLLEKGYSWTANWQQHLKTPIDQRLELILSKLLAKDIQQRYQSAEEVLIDFQRQSTPNFIQTLKKFDFDTVTVDVRGNITSHQHRQAQFFRENLGSGATLDMVAIPGGRFVMGSPNTEARRSNNEGPQRTVNISPFFMGKYPITQEQWEVVMGNNPSHIKGLKRPVEQVSWNNALEFCQKISQKTGKIYRLPSEAEWEYACRAGTTTPFYFGETITPDLVNYDGNHPYGSAPKGLYRKQTTDVGSFGPNPFGLYDMHGTVWEWCSDKWHDNYSGAPTDGSSWETGTDNNRVLRGGGWNCNTVYCRSAYRGRHWAGAVHRSRHLGFRVVVASVSSSS, from the coding sequence ATGGTTTGCTGTATCAATCCCGACTGCGCCAATCCTCAAAACCCCGACGGGCAAACATATTGCATCAGTTGTGGCGTTAAACTCGTCCCCATCTTGCGAAACCGTTACCGCATGATAGGATTCCTCGGTAAAGGCGGCTTCGGCAGAACCTATTTAGCAGAAGATATTGACAAACTAAATCAACGCTGTGTCGTTAAACAATTAGCACCAAATTTCCAGGGGACTTGGGAGAGTAGCAAAGCGGTAGAATTATTTCAGCAAGAAGCCAGACAACTGCAACAGCTAGGACAACATCCCCAAATTCCATCACTAGATGCCTATTTTGAAGACAACAAATATTTGTATCTCGTACAGCAGTTTGTGGAGGGGGATAATTTGTTGACGCTTTTGCAAGATGGGGGAATTTGGCAAGAAAGCCAAGTTAAGCAACTATTACTCGAACTTCTACCTGTTCTCAAGTTTATTCACGAACAAAAAATCATTCACCGAGATATCAAGCCTGAGAATATTATGCGCCGTCGCAGCGACGGTGTATTAATGCTGATTGATTTCGGAGTTTCCAAACAGTTGTCGGGAACAGTGATGTCGAGACTAGGAACGCAAATTGGTACGCCTGGTTATTCACCATTTGAACAAATGAAAGGGGGTGAAGCTTATCCAGCCAGCGATTTGTTTAGCTTGGGGGCGACGGCTTTTCATCTAATGACGGGCGTACATCCTTCTGATTTGTTGCTAGAAAAAGGTTATAGTTGGACTGCAAATTGGCAGCAACATTTGAAGACTCCCATAGATCAGCGATTGGAATTGATTTTATCTAAGTTGTTGGCAAAAGATATCCAGCAGCGCTATCAATCAGCAGAGGAAGTTTTAATAGATTTTCAACGTCAGTCAACGCCAAATTTTATACAGACTTTAAAAAAGTTTGACTTTGACACGGTGACAGTTGATGTGCGGGGTAATATAACTAGCCATCAACACCGTCAAGCACAATTTTTTAGGGAAAATTTAGGTAGCGGTGCAACCTTAGACATGGTAGCAATTCCTGGTGGCCGTTTCGTGATGGGTTCTCCCAATACGGAAGCAAGGCGAAGTAACAATGAAGGGCCGCAGCGTACTGTTAATATCTCTCCTTTTTTTATGGGTAAATATCCCATTACTCAAGAACAGTGGGAAGTAGTGATGGGGAATAACCCTTCTCATATCAAAGGTTTGAAACGTCCTGTAGAACAAGTAAGCTGGAATAATGCTCTGGAATTCTGCCAGAAAATTTCTCAAAAAACCGGCAAGATTTATCGCTTACCTTCGGAAGCCGAATGGGAATATGCTTGTCGCGCCGGAACTACAACGCCTTTCTATTTTGGCGAGACAATTACCCCGGATTTAGTTAATTATGATGGCAATCATCCCTACGGTTCTGCGCCGAAGGGACTTTACCGCAAACAAACAACGGATGTGGGGAGTTTTGGGCCGAATCCGTTTGGTTTGTATGATATGCACGGGACTGTTTGGGAATGGTGCAGCGATAAATGGCACGATAATTATAGTGGCGCGCCGACTGACGGAAGTTCTTGGGAAACTGGAACAGATAATAACCGAGTGCTGCGTGGTGGTGGCTGGAACTGCAATACGGTCTATTGCCGTAGTGCCTATCGTGGCAGGCATTGGGCGGGGGCGGTCCATCGCAGCAGGCACCTCGGTTTTCGCGTGGTGGTAGCTTCGGTTTCTTCCTCGTCCTAG
- a CDS encoding DUF3352 domain-containing protein, protein MKLRSFFSFLIAGVLALLGLSTGGFYWLTTQTPLNLLAGGPTTTPAAAVFVSKQAPLLASMLVNPDRLEALRQVFATPEERSRSHAEFEQIKKSFLANTGLDYSRDIQPWIGDEITLAVTTPDLDGDSSNGKETGFLLAVSSQNIDRSQQFLDSYWRKQSRADKTVQSELYKGIQLNYKKSLTANKKSATISPFNPFSLPKSTLPRSFATAAIGGSSNSGNNPSFVLFANSPNVIRDAINNVEAATLNLNNTPEYQKALQQLTQGRIAFAFVNLPKSATEQNPQVSLNSLAVAVGVNRRGLLAQTALVTSRENTASPTLSEPVQALQYIPSASPFAIASTDLRNFWADLSSAVSTNAEVSKLVDRTLADIQQVWGVNLLQDIFNWVQGEYALAVLPNSSNSADWIFAAEKSADSQKAIDKLDEIARSKEYSIGSFTLRNQKITAWTQLTTSQNYDRENKRKSALETEAKGVRASVGKYEIFTTSVEAMDAALEAAETGSLVANQDFQTSIEPLPPSNDGYFYLDWPSSRAIWEKQIPLLRLIELSARPLFDHLRSLTVTSTGEITGIRKATIFMRLN, encoded by the coding sequence ATGAAGCTGCGATCGTTCTTTTCTTTCCTCATTGCTGGCGTCTTGGCACTCTTAGGCTTGAGTACCGGTGGTTTTTACTGGCTGACAACTCAAACTCCCCTGAATTTGCTCGCTGGCGGGCCGACAACTACTCCGGCTGCGGCTGTGTTTGTCTCGAAACAAGCACCTTTGTTAGCTTCAATGCTAGTAAATCCCGATCGCCTCGAAGCATTGCGACAAGTTTTTGCCACTCCCGAAGAAAGAAGTCGATCGCACGCAGAATTTGAGCAAATCAAAAAAAGTTTTCTGGCCAATACAGGTCTGGATTACAGTCGAGATATCCAACCTTGGATAGGTGACGAAATTACTCTCGCCGTCACAACGCCCGATTTGGATGGCGACAGCAGCAACGGCAAAGAAACTGGGTTTTTGCTGGCAGTTTCTTCCCAAAATATCGATCGCAGCCAACAATTTCTCGACTCCTACTGGCGAAAACAATCTCGGGCAGATAAAACAGTGCAGTCGGAACTCTATAAAGGCATCCAACTAAATTACAAAAAATCACTTACAGCTAACAAAAAATCCGCTACAATTTCGCCTTTCAACCCGTTTTCCCTGCCGAAGTCAACTTTGCCGCGTAGCTTCGCAACAGCGGCAATCGGCGGCAGTTCAAATTCGGGAAATAACCCCAGTTTTGTTTTATTTGCCAACAGTCCGAATGTGATTCGAGATGCAATTAATAACGTTGAAGCAGCAACTCTAAATCTCAATAATACCCCGGAATATCAAAAAGCTTTGCAGCAGCTAACTCAAGGCAGAATTGCTTTCGCATTTGTCAATCTCCCGAAGTCAGCAACCGAGCAAAATCCCCAAGTTTCTCTTAATTCTCTCGCAGTTGCTGTCGGAGTCAACCGACGGGGATTGCTGGCTCAAACTGCTTTAGTGACATCGCGAGAAAACACAGCTTCTCCAACACTCTCGGAACCTGTGCAAGCTTTGCAGTATATTCCCTCAGCCAGTCCTTTCGCGATCGCCAGCACCGATTTAAGGAATTTTTGGGCTGATTTGTCATCTGCGGTGTCCACTAATGCAGAAGTCTCAAAATTAGTCGATCGCACTCTCGCAGATATTCAGCAAGTTTGGGGCGTCAACCTGCTGCAGGATATATTTAACTGGGTACAAGGAGAATACGCTTTAGCAGTGCTTCCGAATTCGTCAAATAGTGCTGACTGGATTTTTGCCGCCGAAAAATCTGCTGATTCCCAAAAGGCGATCGACAAACTCGATGAAATTGCCCGCAGCAAAGAATACAGCATCGGCAGCTTCACTCTCAGAAACCAGAAAATTACCGCTTGGACGCAGTTGACAACGAGTCAAAATTATGATAGAGAAAATAAGAGAAAAAGTGCGCTCGAAACCGAGGCAAAAGGAGTCCGAGCCAGCGTCGGCAAATACGAAATTTTCACCACCTCAGTAGAAGCAATGGACGCAGCACTAGAAGCAGCCGAAACAGGCTCTTTAGTTGCTAATCAAGATTTTCAAACCAGCATTGAACCGCTACCGCCATCTAACGACGGCTATTTTTATTTAGACTGGCCCTCCAGCAGGGCAATTTGGGAAAAACAAATCCCGCTGTTGAGGTTAATTGAACTTTCGGCAAGACCATTGTTCGACCACTTGCGATCGCTCACCGTCACCAGTACGGGAGAAATAACAGGAATTCGCAAAGCTACAATATTTATGCGGCTGAATTAG
- a CDS encoding DUF3474 domain-containing protein produces MQSNTVLNPPSNQDSSSRTTELPFTLQDIKAAIPAHCFEPSAWKSLAYFFLDIGIIAGLYAIAYTVDSWLFYPIFWLMQGTMFWALFVVGHDCGHGSFSKSKWLNNLIGHLSHAPILVPFHGWRISHRTHHANTGSLDNDESWYPVSESKYNQMPWYEKLGRFYLMLFAYPIYLFRRSPDREGSHFMPGSSIFRPSEKWDVLTSSASLVLMVAFLGALTYQFGWLFLLKFYLVPYVVFVMWLDLVTFLHHTEADIPWYRGKDWSFLKGALSTIDRDYGIINSIHHDIGTHVAHHIFSTMPHYHLKEATEAIKPVLGDYYRKSTEPIWKSFIRSYWDCHFVSDTGSGVYYESPHSRRSAEVK; encoded by the coding sequence GTGCAATCAAATACTGTTCTCAATCCCCCGAGCAATCAAGACTCGTCCTCTCGTACAACAGAGTTACCTTTTACTCTTCAAGATATCAAGGCAGCCATTCCAGCCCACTGTTTTGAGCCCTCGGCATGGAAATCTCTGGCTTATTTCTTTTTAGATATTGGCATCATCGCCGGTTTGTATGCGATCGCCTACACCGTCGATTCCTGGCTGTTTTACCCAATCTTTTGGTTGATGCAGGGAACAATGTTCTGGGCATTGTTTGTAGTGGGCCATGACTGCGGACACGGTTCATTTTCTAAGAGCAAATGGCTCAACAACCTGATAGGACACCTCTCCCACGCTCCAATTCTCGTGCCCTTCCACGGTTGGCGGATTAGTCACAGAACCCACCACGCAAATACAGGCAGCTTAGATAACGATGAAAGCTGGTATCCGGTATCGGAGAGCAAATACAATCAAATGCCTTGGTACGAAAAGCTGGGACGCTTTTATTTGATGTTATTTGCCTATCCAATTTATCTATTTCGGCGATCGCCCGATCGGGAAGGTTCTCACTTCATGCCCGGTAGCTCGATTTTCCGTCCGTCCGAAAAATGGGATGTGTTGACGAGTTCCGCATCCTTGGTACTGATGGTAGCCTTTTTAGGCGCCCTAACCTATCAGTTTGGTTGGCTGTTTTTACTCAAGTTCTACTTGGTTCCCTATGTAGTGTTCGTGATGTGGCTGGATTTGGTAACATTCCTGCACCACACAGAAGCCGATATTCCTTGGTATCGGGGTAAAGATTGGTCTTTCTTGAAAGGTGCATTGTCTACGATCGATCGCGACTACGGCATCATCAATTCCATCCATCACGATATCGGCACCCACGTAGCCCACCACATTTTCTCGACAATGCCGCACTATCACTTGAAGGAAGCAACGGAAGCCATCAAGCCAGTGTTGGGCGATTATTATCGCAAGTCAACTGAGCCAATTTGGAAGAGTTTTATTCGCTCTTACTGGGATTGTCATTTTGTCTCGGATACAGGTTCTGGAGTTTACTACGAATCACCTCACAGTCGGCGATCGGCTGAAGTTAAGTAG
- the purL gene encoding phosphoribosylformylglycinamidine synthase subunit PurL produces the protein MSPISESPFSPAQIAGERLTPEEYEEIVQRLGRHPNKAELGMFGVMWSEHCCYKNSRPLLKQFPTEGDRILVGPGENAGVVDLGEGLQLAFKIESHNHPSAVEPFQGAATGVGGILRDIFTMGARPIALLNSLRFGNLDDAKTQRLFKGVVSGISHYGNCIGVPTVGGEVYFDPAYSGNPLVNVMALGLMETQEIVKSGASGIGNPVLYVGSTTGRDGMGGASFASAELTDKSMDDRPAVQVGDPFLEKSLIEACLEAFKTGAVVAAQDMGAAGITCSTSEMAAKGGVGIEFDLDKVPVRESGMIPYEYLLSESQERMLFVAQKGREQELIDIFHRWELHAVVAGTVIEEPIVRILFKGEIAAEITATALADNTPIYHRELLTEPPEYAKKAWEWTADSLPQSTVTGIEINGNFQTWSQILLTLLDTPTIASKRWVYRQYDHQVQNNTVVLPGGADAAVVRLRPLEPCQSSLGNGLEVHPLAKGDLQRGNAVSLASESKQEEEVIPLFTKAQGRETPKVSPPLSKKEAPLGIIPGVAATVDCNSRYVYLDPYEGAKAVVAEAARNLSCVGAEPLAVTDNLNFGSPEKPIGYWQLASACRGIADACRELGTPVTGGNVSLYNETVDAEGNPQPIYPTPVIGMVGLIPDLTKISGQAWLKKGDLIYVLGMGESSQNPELSSESSKIETSPTLGGSEYLAAIHGIVAGKPPRIDFELERKVQSVCREGIRQGWVGSAHDCAEGGIAIALAECCISAKMGAEIHLSFNSANVGRWDEILFGEMGNCIVVSVAPKNQEIWESYLQEHLTKMWQKIGLVCCAESPLRVVSADNQVLIEVAMGEMGDRFYNAIERRIASV, from the coding sequence ATGTCTCCCATCTCCGAATCCCCATTTTCCCCCGCACAAATTGCCGGTGAAAGACTCACACCTGAAGAATATGAAGAAATCGTTCAGCGTCTAGGTCGCCATCCTAATAAAGCTGAATTGGGAATGTTCGGCGTTATGTGGAGCGAACACTGCTGTTACAAAAATTCGCGGCCACTATTAAAACAGTTTCCCACAGAGGGCGATCGAATTCTAGTCGGGCCCGGAGAAAATGCCGGCGTCGTAGACTTGGGAGAAGGCTTGCAACTCGCCTTCAAAATTGAATCGCACAACCACCCGTCTGCAGTCGAACCTTTCCAAGGTGCAGCAACCGGTGTCGGGGGGATTCTCCGCGATATCTTCACAATGGGTGCACGCCCGATCGCACTTTTAAATTCCCTGCGTTTTGGCAACTTAGACGATGCTAAAACTCAGAGATTGTTCAAAGGCGTAGTATCGGGAATTTCTCATTATGGAAATTGCATCGGAGTACCCACAGTTGGCGGCGAAGTTTACTTCGATCCTGCTTATTCCGGCAACCCGCTAGTTAACGTCATGGCCTTGGGTTTAATGGAAACTCAAGAAATCGTCAAATCCGGCGCTTCTGGCATCGGAAATCCCGTGCTTTACGTCGGTTCAACTACCGGGCGAGATGGCATGGGAGGAGCAAGTTTTGCCAGTGCCGAATTGACGGACAAATCAATGGACGATCGCCCCGCAGTCCAAGTAGGAGATCCATTTTTAGAAAAATCCTTAATTGAAGCTTGTTTAGAAGCATTCAAAACCGGTGCAGTCGTCGCCGCCCAAGATATGGGTGCGGCAGGAATCACCTGTTCTACATCAGAAATGGCAGCCAAAGGTGGCGTCGGCATTGAGTTTGATTTAGACAAAGTTCCCGTTCGAGAAAGCGGCATGATTCCCTACGAATACCTGCTTTCAGAATCCCAAGAACGGATGTTGTTTGTTGCCCAAAAAGGACGGGAACAGGAATTAATCGATATTTTCCACCGCTGGGAATTGCACGCCGTAGTAGCGGGGACAGTCATCGAAGAGCCGATCGTGCGAATTCTATTTAAAGGCGAAATCGCGGCGGAAATTACCGCGACTGCTTTGGCAGATAACACGCCCATTTATCACCGAGAACTGTTGACCGAGCCGCCCGAATATGCTAAAAAAGCATGGGAATGGACGGCGGATTCCCTGCCACAATCCACAGTTACAGGTATCGAAATTAACGGCAATTTCCAAACTTGGAGTCAGATTTTGCTGACACTTTTAGATACTCCCACCATCGCTTCTAAACGCTGGGTTTATCGCCAATACGACCATCAAGTGCAAAACAATACTGTTGTTTTACCCGGAGGCGCTGATGCTGCGGTTGTCAGATTGCGTCCGCTAGAACCTTGCCAATCTTCCCTTGGTAACGGGCTAGAAGTACACCCCCTTGCTAAGGGGGATCTACAGAGAGGAAATGCTGTTTCTCTAGCTTCCGAAAGCAAACAAGAAGAAGAAGTAATTCCTCTATTTACAAAGGCACAAGGTAGGGAAACTCCAAAAGTTTCTCCCCCCCTTAGCAAGAAGGAAGCGCCCCTGGGAATTATTCCTGGAGTTGCTGCAACGGTTGATTGCAATTCTCGTTATGTTTATCTCGATCCTTATGAAGGTGCAAAAGCAGTCGTAGCGGAAGCAGCGAGAAATTTAAGTTGTGTGGGTGCTGAACCTCTCGCAGTTACTGATAATTTGAATTTTGGCAGTCCTGAAAAGCCTATCGGATATTGGCAGTTAGCGTCAGCTTGTCGCGGGATTGCTGATGCTTGTCGCGAGTTGGGAACGCCTGTTACTGGCGGCAATGTTTCTCTTTACAATGAAACTGTTGATGCTGAGGGAAATCCTCAACCAATTTATCCGACTCCGGTAATCGGAATGGTGGGGTTAATCCCCGATTTGACCAAGATTTCTGGCCAAGCTTGGCTAAAGAAAGGTGATTTAATTTATGTGCTGGGAATGGGGGAATCATCCCAAAATCCAGAACTTTCATCGGAAAGCTCAAAAATCGAAACTTCTCCTACTTTGGGAGGTTCGGAATATTTAGCGGCAATTCACGGGATTGTAGCTGGGAAACCGCCAAGGATAGATTTTGAGTTGGAAAGAAAAGTGCAATCGGTTTGCCGCGAGGGAATTCGGCAAGGTTGGGTAGGTTCTGCCCATGATTGTGCGGAAGGTGGAATTGCGATCGCCCTCGCGGAATGCTGTATCTCTGCTAAAATGGGTGCGGAAATTCATCTCAGTTTCAATTCGGCCAATGTCGGCCGCTGGGATGAAATTTTGTTTGGTGAAATGGGCAACTGCATTGTAGTTTCAGTGGCACCGAAAAATCAAGAAATTTGGGAGTCTTACCTGCAAGAACATTTGACCAAAATGTGGCAGAAGATTGGTTTAGTTTGCTGTGCTGAATCACCTTTGCGGGTTGTGAGTGCTGACAATCAAGTGTTAATTGAGGTGGCGATGGGTGAGATGGGCGATCGATTCTATAATGCGATCGAGCGTCGGATTGCATCTGTCTGA